One Dictyoglomus thermophilum H-6-12 DNA window includes the following coding sequences:
- the rfaE1 gene encoding D-glycero-beta-D-manno-heptose-7-phosphate kinase: protein MDIRERLLEITQSWKGKRIAVIGDIMIDEYIIGKIERISPEAPVPILEIEEEKYVLGGAGNVANNIKSLGGEPILFGVVGDDQGAEKILNLLQQKEIENFMIKDKERPTTTKTRLIALSQQVVRMDREKRHPIKGEIEINLLKKVEENIDKIDLFLLSDYAKGVLTPSFTKKVIDLAKAKGKKILTDPKGKDFTKYKGVNYITPNEKEAKIATDMEENFDIISCAQKLLEIIEGEGIIITRGEKGMLLYQKDSYYYIPALKVEVRDVTGAGDTVISALSLALSCGANSLEAALISNFAASVVVRKLGTSTVTPEEIVQVIPQNIKIDKNYVEF, encoded by the coding sequence ATGGATATTAGAGAAAGACTCTTAGAAATAACTCAATCTTGGAAAGGAAAAAGAATCGCAGTAATAGGTGACATTATGATCGATGAATACATCATAGGGAAGATTGAAAGAATCTCGCCTGAGGCTCCTGTCCCTATTTTAGAAATTGAAGAAGAAAAATATGTGCTTGGAGGGGCAGGAAATGTAGCTAATAACATAAAAAGCCTCGGAGGAGAGCCTATCCTTTTTGGAGTAGTAGGAGATGATCAGGGAGCAGAAAAAATTTTAAATCTTCTTCAACAAAAAGAAATAGAAAACTTTATGATAAAAGATAAAGAACGACCTACAACTACTAAGACAAGACTTATTGCACTAAGTCAACAAGTAGTAAGAATGGATAGAGAAAAAAGACACCCTATAAAGGGGGAAATAGAGATAAACTTACTAAAAAAAGTTGAGGAAAATATTGACAAAATAGATCTTTTTCTCCTTTCGGATTATGCAAAAGGAGTACTTACACCCTCTTTTACAAAAAAGGTTATTGACCTTGCCAAAGCTAAAGGTAAAAAAATATTAACAGATCCGAAGGGAAAAGATTTTACCAAGTACAAAGGAGTAAACTACATCACCCCTAACGAAAAAGAGGCAAAGATTGCCACAGACATGGAGGAAAACTTTGATATCATATCTTGTGCTCAAAAGCTCTTAGAAATAATAGAAGGGGAAGGAATAATCATTACAAGAGGAGAAAAAGGAATGCTTCTTTATCAAAAAGATTCCTACTATTACATTCCTGCCCTTAAGGTAGAGGTTAGAGATGTGACAGGAGCTGGAGATACTGTAATATCTGCATTATCCTTAGCCCTATCTTGTGGAGCAAACTCTCTCGAAGCTGCTCTCATATCAAATTTTGCTGCTAGTGTAGTGGTGAGAAAATTAGGAACTAGTACTGTGACTCCTGAAGAAATTGTGCAAGTAATTCCTCAAAATATAAAAATAGATAAAAATTATGTGGAATTCTGA
- a CDS encoding D-glycero-alpha-D-manno-heptose-1,7-bisphosphate 7-phosphatase, translated as MEEELFPSKNRAIFLDRDGTINEDKGYVYKPEDLIILPYVIEALKLLQKKFLIIVVTNQSGVERGYYTTEDVDKFHRYLYYTLSKEEVYIDDFYYCPYLEGECRKPNPGMLLQAAKDWNIDLEKSYMIGDKSSDVEAGKKAGCKTIILGKEDPLADFSAKNLLEAAKWILEKDS; from the coding sequence ATAGAAGAAGAATTATTCCCATCTAAAAATCGTGCTATTTTCCTTGATAGAGATGGGACTATAAATGAAGACAAAGGTTATGTTTATAAACCAGAAGATCTGATAATTTTACCCTATGTGATAGAGGCTCTAAAACTATTACAAAAGAAATTTCTAATTATTGTAGTGACTAATCAGTCTGGAGTAGAGAGAGGTTACTATACTACAGAAGATGTAGATAAATTCCATAGATACTTATACTACACTCTGTCAAAAGAGGAAGTCTATATAGATGATTTTTATTATTGTCCTTATCTTGAGGGAGAATGCAGAAAACCAAACCCAGGAATGTTACTTCAAGCAGCAAAAGATTGGAATATAGATTTAGAAAAATCTTATATGATTGGAGACAAAAGTAGTGATGTAGAAGCAGGTAAAAAAGCTGGATGTAAAACCATAATATTAGGGAAGGAGGATCCTCTTGCTGATTTTTCAGCCAAAAACTTATTGGAGGCAGCAAAATGGATATTAGAGAAAGACTCTTAG